DNA sequence from the Rhodospirillaceae bacterium genome:
AACGGGAAGTAGCGGGCGTTGATCCGCTCGTAGGTGCCGTTCGCGAGGATGGCCTTGAGCGCACCGTTCAGGCGCGACAGAAGGGCGGCGTTCTCGTGGCGCACCGCGATACCGATCCCTTCGTCCAGCCGATACGCCTTGCCGACGAACGCGAAGCCGCCGCCTTCCGCACCCTGAAGCCAGGCGTACGAGCCCAGGCCGTCGCCGAACATCGCATCGAGGCGGCCGGCGACAAGGTCCCCGTAGAGTTCCTGCTGGCCGTCGTAGAGCCTGATCGTCGCCGTGCCCGCCAGGTTCGCCTCGAGCCAGTCGGAGGCGATGGTGGCGCGGGCCGCGCCGATGGTCTTGCCCGCCGCCCTGGCCGGGTCGAAGCCGGAGCCCTTGTGCGCCACGAAGCGGACCACGTTGCTGTAGTAGCGGTCGGTGAAGCTCACCAGTTTGCGCCGCTTTTCGGTGATCGACATGCTGGCGGCGATGGCATCGAAGCTGCCGGCGCGCAGCTCCGGGATCAGCCGCTGCCATTCCTCCCGCACCATTTTGCACTCGGCGCCGAGTTCCGCGCAGAGCGCCAGCGCGATGTCGACATCGAAGCCCGCCAGCTTGCCGGCATCGTCGACATAGCTGAACGGCGGATAACCGACGGTCGTGGCGATACGCAGCGTCTCCGCCGCGCGCGCCGGCGTTGCCGCGAAGAGGGCCAGGACCAAAGCTGCCGCAAGCAATCTCATGAGCATTCCCGCTCCCGTCACGCCGGGCCGATGGCCGCCGAGAGTGCCGCGATATGGACCATCAGGCTACTGAAATTTATGGATTCGGCCGAACGCCCGCTTCCGCCATCTGACCTCCCCCTCTAAGGATTCCTCTGCGAAAAGGGCCGGGCCGCCGCAACTTTTCCTTCCCCCTCTTCAGAGGGGGAAGTGGCCGAGCGCAGCGAGGCCGATGGGGGTGCCGTGTCGAATCTGCAAGAAGCGCCTTGCGGCGCTGCGCGTCTGGCGACACGCCACCCCCACCTGACCTCCCCCTCTGAAGAGGGGGAGGAATAATGGTGTTGCGGCGTGTCGAAGCGGCGCGGCACCGTTTGTTTTCCCGCGACCGGACCTGCTACCATCCCCGCTATTCGAAATGGCGGGCCGAAGGACATGACCGAATTGCCCGATCCGACCGCAATGACCCAGCGGGCCGCAGCACTGGCGAAAATCCGCGATCTCGTCGGCGCGCGGGGCTGGATCGATTCGGCGGACGGCATGGCGCCGCACCTGAAGGAGGAGCGGGGCAACTATGTCGGCGTGGCGGCTGCGGTCGTCAAACCGGGCTCGGTCGAGGAGATGGCCGGGGTCCTGCGCCTGTGCCACGGTGCCGGCCTGCCGGTGGTGCCCCAGGGCGGCAACACCAGCCTGGTCGGGGCCTCGATCCCGTATGAGGACTTTACCGGCATCGTGCTCTCGACCGGCCGGCTCAACCGCATCCGCGAACTCGATCCGGTCAACAATACGGTCACGGCGGACGCCGGCTGCATCCTGCAGACGATCCAGCAGGCGGCGAGCGACGCCGACCGGCTGTTCCCGCTCTCGCTCGGCGCCGAGGGCAGCTGCCAGATCGGCGGCAACATCTCGACCAACGCCGGCGGTGTCGGCGTGCTGCGCTACGGCACCATGCGCGAACTGGTGCTCGGCCTCGAGGTCGCGCTGCCCGACGGGCGCATCTGGGACGGGCTGCGCGGCCTGCGCAAGGACAATACCGGCTACGACCTGAAACAGTGGTTCATCGGCGCCGAGGGCACGCTCGGCGTCATCACCGGCGCGGTGCTGAAGCTGTTTCCGAAGCCGCGCGAGACGGTGACGGCCGTGGCCGCGATCCCCGGACCGGACGCGGCGCTGCGCCTGCTCGGCGCCTTGCAACGCGAGACCGGCGGCGGCGTCTCCGGCTACGAGATCATGACCCGGCAGGCGCTGCAGATGGCGCTCGACCATATCGCCGGCGTCCGCGACCCGTTCCGGCAGGTCCATCCCTGCTACCAGTTGATCGAGCTGACCGGCCCGCGCGCCGACGGTTCGCTGCGCGCCGGGCTCGAAGACGTGCTGGCCGCGGCGATGGCGGACGGCGACGTGCGCGACGCGGTGATTTCGGAGAGCGGAGGCCAGGACCGCGCGCTATGGCGGCTGCGCGAAGCGATCAGCGAGGCCCAGAAATTCGAGGGCGCCTCGATCAAGCACGATGTCGCCGTGCCGGTCG
Encoded proteins:
- a CDS encoding FAD-binding oxidoreductase; the encoded protein is MTELPDPTAMTQRAAALAKIRDLVGARGWIDSADGMAPHLKEERGNYVGVAAAVVKPGSVEEMAGVLRLCHGAGLPVVPQGGNTSLVGASIPYEDFTGIVLSTGRLNRIRELDPVNNTVTADAGCILQTIQQAASDADRLFPLSLGAEGSCQIGGNISTNAGGVGVLRYGTMRELVLGLEVALPDGRIWDGLRGLRKDNTGYDLKQWFIGAEGTLGVITGAVLKLFPKPRETVTAVAAIPGPDAALRLLGALQRETGGGVSGYEIMTRQALQMALDHIAGVRDPFRQVHPCYQLIELTGPRADGSLRAGLEDVLAAAMADGDVRDAVISESGGQDRALWRLREAISEAQKFEGASIKHDVAVPVGRVADFMRVATAACEAALPGIRVVAFGHVGDGNIHFNMNQPAEGWSREGFMAEQPRFNRIVHDIVTDMKGSISAEHGIGRIKKAELAHYHAPLELELMRALKAQLDPKGIMNPGKVF
- a CDS encoding transporter substrate-binding domain-containing protein, which encodes MRLLAAALVLALFAATPARAAETLRIATTVGYPPFSYVDDAGKLAGFDVDIALALCAELGAECKMVREEWQRLIPELRAGSFDAIAASMSITEKRRKLVSFTDRYYSNVVRFVAHKGSGFDPARAAGKTIGAARATIASDWLEANLAGTATIRLYDGQQELYGDLVAGRLDAMFGDGLGSYAWLQGAEGGGFAFVGKAYRLDEGIGIAVRHENAALLSRLNGALKAILANGTYERINARYFP